A single genomic interval of halophilic archaeon DL31 harbors:
- a CDS encoding Extracellular ligand-binding receptor (PFAM: Extracellular ligand-binding receptor; Twin-arginine translocation pathway, signal sequence, subgroup~KEGG: hwa:HQ2754A ABC-type branched-chain amino acid transport system, substrate-binding protein) produces MTEHMSGVDRRTFLKSTAIVGVGTALAGCSGSSDMVTIGMLQPFTGEVSWVGESSEIAVEIAIEEINEAGGINGQEIELVTEDSEASQQTAVSAMRKLINTDGAVAIIGPTSFTLPAVMNIAQEEQVPQISPTAGTSELDDKGGEYVFRTSTSDSLGGKGMAYIADQTGHEEMAVMYVDNQGGRSFGKTVVEGFEALGGTVTEEIAVSPGKSSYRSELNKAFADDPSFVSLTCGTQTGKTIIDQWYEQDLGGVWGLSNDMQTGEFANQMGEKLEGSYAIGPLSAGDRYEQFADAYRAASDGEPQPFTAEAYDAMNIIALAAAAAGENTSAGIAENLIDVSAPDGTMVSDFVSGVEALDNGDGIDYEGASGPVNMDEKGNVRSPFGRYKSDGSGWQLDGEIAAEDLTF; encoded by the coding sequence ATGACTGAGCACATGTCAGGAGTCGATAGGCGGACGTTTCTCAAATCGACAGCAATCGTCGGTGTCGGCACGGCACTGGCCGGCTGTTCGGGGAGTAGCGACATGGTAACCATCGGAATGCTGCAGCCGTTCACGGGCGAAGTGTCCTGGGTCGGCGAATCCTCCGAAATCGCGGTCGAGATCGCCATCGAAGAGATCAACGAAGCTGGTGGCATCAACGGCCAGGAGATCGAACTCGTCACCGAGGACTCCGAGGCCAGCCAGCAGACCGCAGTCTCTGCGATGCGGAAACTGATCAACACCGACGGCGCTGTCGCCATCATCGGGCCGACGTCGTTCACCCTGCCAGCGGTGATGAACATCGCCCAGGAAGAACAGGTGCCCCAGATCTCCCCGACGGCGGGGACCAGCGAGCTCGACGACAAGGGTGGCGAGTACGTCTTCCGGACCTCGACCTCCGACTCGCTCGGTGGGAAGGGGATGGCCTACATCGCCGACCAGACCGGTCACGAAGAGATGGCCGTGATGTACGTCGACAATCAAGGCGGCCGCTCCTTCGGGAAAACGGTCGTCGAAGGGTTCGAGGCGCTCGGTGGCACCGTGACCGAAGAGATCGCCGTCTCGCCCGGCAAGAGCTCCTACCGGTCGGAGCTGAACAAGGCGTTCGCAGACGACCCAAGCTTCGTCTCGCTCACCTGCGGGACCCAGACGGGCAAGACGATTATCGACCAGTGGTACGAGCAGGACCTCGGCGGTGTCTGGGGTCTCTCGAACGACATGCAGACTGGCGAGTTCGCCAATCAGATGGGCGAGAAACTCGAGGGCTCCTACGCCATCGGGCCACTTTCAGCTGGCGACCGCTATGAGCAGTTCGCCGATGCCTACCGAGCGGCGAGCGACGGGGAGCCCCAGCCGTTCACCGCAGAGGCCTACGACGCGATGAACATCATCGCGCTTGCCGCAGCAGCGGCTGGTGAGAACACGTCGGCCGGAATCGCCGAGAACCTTATCGACGTCTCAGCGCCCGACGGCACGATGGTCTCGGACTTCGTCAGCGGTGTCGAGGCGCTCGACAACGGCGATGGCATCGACTACGAGGGGGCCTCAGGACCTGTCAATATGGACGAAAAGGGGAACGTCCGCTCACCCTTCGGCCGATACAAATCCGACGGATCGGGGTGGCAGCTTGACGGCGAAATCGCTGCTGAAGACTTGACGTTCTGA
- a CDS encoding ABC-type transporter, integral membrane subunit (PFAM: Bacterial inner-membrane translocator~KEGG: hwa:HQ3302A ABC-type branched-chain amino acid transport system, permease protein II) has translation MLEQLSFVVSVATVAGIYAILTIGLNIHWGETGLLNFGHVAFFAVGAYASALLTIPAPAQSDPYVFGFGLPVAFGLLGAAVMAGVIAVLLGMLTLQLREDYLAMVSIGLAEIIRYVMINENWLTGGVGGLYGIKRPFSDVVPGEFYGLFYLGIVLVAVAGCYVYSRRLKTTPFGRVLRSIREDEEVAKALGKDTFRYRMQAFVVGAIMAGLAGGLWAHYATALTPTAFAASVTFLTWVALIVGGSGNAAGAVVGAVLIIGFREATRFLPDIYGLGSIIPSLRLILVGLLVMAVIRYRPEGLVPERNVSYAEYLKRVGGEN, from the coding sequence ATGCTGGAGCAGCTGTCGTTCGTCGTCAGTGTGGCCACCGTGGCGGGTATCTACGCCATCCTCACCATCGGCCTGAACATCCACTGGGGGGAAACGGGACTGCTGAACTTCGGACACGTCGCGTTCTTCGCGGTGGGTGCCTACGCGTCGGCGTTGCTGACCATTCCGGCACCCGCCCAGAGCGACCCGTACGTGTTCGGCTTCGGTCTGCCCGTCGCGTTTGGCCTCCTCGGTGCCGCGGTGATGGCGGGCGTTATCGCCGTCCTGTTGGGCATGCTCACGCTCCAACTTCGCGAGGATTATCTTGCGATGGTCAGTATCGGCCTCGCAGAGATTATCCGCTACGTGATGATCAACGAGAACTGGCTGACTGGCGGTGTCGGGGGGCTCTACGGTATCAAACGCCCCTTCTCAGACGTCGTTCCGGGTGAGTTCTACGGCCTGTTCTATCTCGGTATCGTGCTGGTGGCCGTCGCCGGCTGTTACGTCTACTCGCGTCGGCTGAAGACCACTCCGTTCGGGCGCGTCCTCCGGAGTATCCGTGAGGACGAAGAGGTCGCGAAAGCCCTCGGGAAAGACACCTTCCGCTACCGAATGCAGGCGTTCGTCGTCGGGGCAATCATGGCGGGTCTCGCCGGTGGGCTCTGGGCGCACTACGCCACGGCGCTGACGCCGACGGCGTTCGCCGCCTCGGTGACGTTCCTCACCTGGGTTGCGCTCATCGTCGGCGGCAGCGGGAACGCTGCCGGTGCCGTCGTCGGTGCGGTGCTCATCATCGGCTTCCGTGAAGCAACGCGGTTCCTGCCCGACATCTACGGGCTGGGGAGCATCATCCCCTCGCTGCGCCTGATTCTCGTTGGGCTGCTGGTGATGGCGGTCATTCGCTACCGCCCAGAGGGCCTGGTTCCAGAACGCAACGTGAGTTATGCAGAGTATCTCAAGCGCGTCGGAGGTGAGAACTGA
- a CDS encoding ABC-type transporter, integral membrane subunit (PFAM: Bacterial inner-membrane translocator~KEGG: cwo:Cwoe_3966 inner-membrane translocator) has product MVAFDPQYLVNGVIVGSTIALAAVGLTMIFGILNFINFAHGEYLTVGAYAAFVANVTLGLPIPVALLVAVPITAGFAVAIDRVVYYPLRERGLGGVGLLITSVGLSIALRNTIEIIWGSKLRDYAVPSGQAMTIAGVRITALQIIIILVAVLLMVVVHLLLTRTILGISMRATSSNKALALSSGIETERIIRWTWIIGISLTVVAGVLIGLNTSIRPSMGFRLLLVMFAAVILGGIGDPYGAMLGGLSIGIAQEVSVAFVSASYKPAIAFAIMVLMLLWRPEGIRGENA; this is encoded by the coding sequence ATGGTCGCTTTTGACCCGCAGTATCTGGTCAACGGCGTCATCGTCGGGAGCACCATCGCCCTCGCGGCGGTGGGGCTGACGATGATCTTCGGCATTCTGAACTTCATCAACTTCGCCCACGGCGAGTATCTCACCGTCGGGGCGTACGCGGCGTTCGTCGCGAACGTCACGCTCGGCCTCCCGATTCCCGTCGCGCTGCTCGTTGCGGTCCCGATTACCGCCGGCTTCGCGGTCGCAATCGACCGCGTCGTCTACTACCCGCTCCGTGAACGCGGGCTGGGTGGGGTTGGACTGCTCATCACGAGTGTGGGCTTGAGTATCGCGCTGAGAAACACCATCGAGATAATCTGGGGGTCGAAACTGCGAGACTACGCGGTGCCGAGCGGGCAGGCGATGACGATTGCCGGCGTCCGGATTACGGCGCTCCAGATTATCATCATCCTCGTGGCGGTGCTGCTGATGGTGGTGGTCCACCTGCTATTGACCCGGACGATTCTGGGCATCTCGATGCGGGCGACCTCTTCGAACAAGGCACTCGCGCTCTCCTCAGGTATCGAGACCGAGCGCATCATCCGCTGGACGTGGATTATCGGCATCTCGCTGACCGTCGTTGCGGGCGTGCTTATCGGGCTGAACACCTCCATCCGACCGTCGATGGGGTTCCGCCTGTTGCTCGTGATGTTCGCGGCGGTCATCCTCGGCGGCATCGGCGACCCCTACGGCGCGATGCTCGGTGGCCTCTCCATCGGCATCGCTCAGGAGGTCAGCGTCGCCTTCGTCTCGGCGTCGTACAAGCCGGCCATCGCGTTTGCGATTATGGTGCTGATGCTGCTCTGGCGCCCCGAGGGGATTCGGGGTGAGAACGCGTGA
- a CDS encoding Monosaccharide-transporting ATPase (PFAM: ABC transporter-like~KEGG: hma:rrnAC0827 branched-chain amino acid ABC transporter ATP-binding protein~SMART: ATPase, AAA+ type, core) has translation MSEQDPLLDVQGLKKHFGGVKAVDGLDFTVEQNSITGLIGPNGAGKTTSFRTIAGFHEPDGGTVTFDGQDLTGADPATVVEAGITRTFQEARTFPSMSVFENLLVGAVGNRGEQLIPASIGASQYSEDERRAIERADELLEYTGLESVRDQQASELGVGERKLVEIARALMTEPDLILLDEPMAGLPRDVTQDVIEYIQRLREERTQTFLIVEHDMDVIMNICDRITVMEAGRDIASGTPAEIKRDEGVIEAYLGSDADTGGEQ, from the coding sequence GTGAGCGAGCAGGACCCGCTGCTCGACGTGCAGGGGCTGAAGAAACACTTCGGCGGCGTCAAAGCCGTCGATGGGCTCGACTTCACGGTCGAGCAGAACTCCATCACGGGGCTCATCGGCCCCAACGGCGCGGGCAAGACAACGAGCTTCCGGACCATCGCAGGGTTCCACGAGCCAGACGGAGGGACGGTAACCTTCGACGGCCAGGACCTAACCGGTGCCGACCCAGCCACGGTGGTCGAGGCCGGTATCACCCGAACCTTCCAGGAGGCCCGGACGTTCCCGTCGATGTCCGTCTTCGAGAATCTGCTCGTTGGTGCGGTCGGCAACCGGGGTGAACAGCTCATCCCTGCATCCATCGGTGCCTCCCAGTACAGCGAGGACGAACGGCGAGCCATCGAGCGAGCGGACGAACTGCTCGAATACACTGGGCTCGAATCCGTCCGAGACCAACAGGCGAGCGAACTGGGTGTCGGCGAGCGAAAACTGGTCGAGATTGCGCGGGCGCTGATGACCGAACCGGATCTCATCCTGCTCGACGAGCCGATGGCAGGGCTGCCCCGCGACGTGACTCAGGACGTTATCGAGTACATTCAGCGACTGCGCGAGGAGCGAACCCAGACATTCCTCATCGTCGAACACGATATGGACGTCATCATGAATATCTGCGACCGCATCACGGTCATGGAGGCCGGGCGCGACATCGCCAGCGGGACACCCGCGGAAATCAAGCGCGACGA